The window CAAATGAGGCCGGGAGAGGCTCATGAGGGGGAGAGTAATTGAATATGGCCTATGAAGAGTTGAAGATGGCCAAACGAAGGACGGTCGGGACTCGGGAGACCATCAAGGCTCTTGAGAGGGGAGAAGTCAAGGTTCTCTATCTCGCAAGCGACGCTGAGGAGCATGTGGTCCGTGACCTGAAGGCGCTATCTGCGGCAAAGGGTGTGCCCGTAAGATATGCGAACACCATGCAGGAACTCGGTAAGGCTTGCGGCATAGGGGTCGGGGCTGCGGCTGCAGCCGTGCTTGACAGCTAGAAAATCTTGATGGCAAATCAGCCCCTTTCGCCGTTTGGTGGAAGGGGCATATTTATGTTCGAAGGGAGGTGCATGAATGCCGACAATCAACCAGTTGGTAAGACGCGGTCGGGAAGCCGTGCGCAAAGAATCAAAGGCACCTGCGCTCAGGTGGACATACAATTCATTTACGAGAAAATCGACATACGGCGAGGGAGCGCCTCAGAGGCGGGGTGTATGCACGGTCGTGAGGACTACAACGCCCAAGAAACCTAACTCTGCGTTGAGGAAGATCGCAAGGGTCAGGCTTACAAATGGACTTGAAGTTACCGCCTATATACCGGGAATCGGCCACAACCTCCAGGAACACTCG is drawn from Bacillota bacterium and contains these coding sequences:
- a CDS encoding 50S ribosomal protein L7Ae-like protein; the encoded protein is MAYEELKMAKRRTVGTRETIKALERGEVKVLYLASDAEEHVVRDLKALSAAKGVPVRYANTMQELGKACGIGVGAAAAAVLDS
- the rpsL gene encoding 30S ribosomal protein S12, which produces MPTINQLVRRGREAVRKESKAPALRWTYNSFTRKSTYGEGAPQRRGVCTVVRTTTPKKPNSALRKIARVRLTNGLEVTAYIPGIGHNLQEHSVVLIRGGRVKDLPGVRYHIIRGTLDAAGVQNRHQGRSRYGAKRPK